A genomic region of Opitutales bacterium contains the following coding sequences:
- a CDS encoding PDZ domain-containing protein: protein MARLLFRLIGLSLILIIYLNCRSRAQGIDFQGMLNERLGTVVIVDYSVQSEEDRSSKVIAGLVMDAGSGQVLLANNAIPNWVPPSDIVEIKAYLPGNSEDDFEATYLGYDPVTQWHVIVVEEALRERLRSITDFESGELELGQRMWGIGIQPQSLNYIPYLLQSTKGIQLKLPWLVDVSQHEVAAPGGPVFDTEGRWIGMGLSALAQNYTIRMAGRTFPSSLTNENESSIVLLANEVMKHWERIEFDSGTAPSGWLGIVGMQPVENAVAEFLNLGDQGAIVITDIVEGSAAEAAGFEGRDIIVSVDGEPLSKFYPLNITVRDFEMTVSSLAPGETATFGVMRGEESLELTVTLLERPRQFRDAERVYYKELGFSIRPKLTSDGFSRRSYTREAEGAVVRFVRENSTAHSAGMQVGDWILEINGDVVPDYTTAQTLLEQVQETPAAEEYVVLVDRAGETQILRIKR from the coding sequence TTGAACTGCCGCTCCCGAGCTCAGGGAATTGATTTTCAGGGAATGCTCAATGAGCGCCTGGGTACGGTTGTGATCGTCGATTACTCTGTTCAAAGCGAAGAGGACCGCAGTTCAAAAGTCATCGCTGGTCTCGTCATGGACGCGGGATCTGGCCAGGTGTTGTTAGCTAACAATGCCATCCCTAACTGGGTGCCACCTTCCGACATCGTCGAGATCAAGGCGTATCTGCCGGGTAACAGCGAAGACGATTTCGAAGCGACATACCTCGGCTATGATCCCGTCACTCAATGGCACGTGATCGTCGTGGAAGAGGCGCTTCGCGAACGGCTGCGCAGCATTACAGATTTCGAATCCGGGGAACTTGAGTTGGGTCAACGCATGTGGGGGATCGGCATTCAACCTCAGTCGCTCAATTATATTCCTTACCTGCTCCAGTCGACCAAGGGCATCCAGCTCAAACTACCTTGGTTAGTCGACGTATCCCAACATGAAGTCGCGGCACCTGGAGGCCCGGTGTTTGACACCGAGGGACGCTGGATTGGCATGGGACTCTCTGCACTCGCTCAAAACTACACCATTCGCATGGCTGGCCGCACATTTCCTTCGAGCCTGACTAACGAAAATGAGTCTTCCATCGTGTTGCTCGCAAATGAAGTTATGAAGCACTGGGAGCGAATCGAATTCGACTCCGGTACAGCGCCTTCCGGATGGCTCGGGATTGTCGGTATGCAGCCGGTGGAAAATGCCGTGGCCGAGTTCCTCAACCTCGGCGACCAGGGTGCCATTGTTATCACCGATATTGTCGAAGGCAGCGCCGCTGAAGCCGCGGGTTTCGAAGGACGAGACATCATTGTATCTGTAGACGGCGAGCCCCTCAGCAAATTCTATCCGCTCAACATCACTGTCCGCGATTTCGAGATGACCGTATCTTCGTTGGCTCCAGGCGAAACCGCTACCTTCGGGGTCATGCGAGGAGAAGAATCCTTAGAACTGACAGTAACGCTCTTAGAGCGCCCGAGACAATTTCGCGATGCAGAGCGCGTCTACTACAAAGAACTCGGCTTCTCAATTCGCCCCAAGTTGACTTCCGACGGCTTTAGCCGCCGCAGCTACACCCGGGAAGCTGAGGGCGCGGTGGTGCGCTTTGTCAGGGAAAACAGCACAGCGCACTCAGCTGGTATGCAAGTGGGCGACTGGATACTTGAGATCAACGGAGACGTGGTCCCAGACTACACGACAGCCCAAACCCTTCTCGAACAAGTTCAAGAAACCCCAGCTGCGGAGGAATACGTCGTTCTCGTCGACCGCGCCGGCGAGACGCAAATTCTCCGCATCAAGCGGTAG